The Aurantiacibacter gangjinensis genome includes a region encoding these proteins:
- the dprA gene encoding DNA-processing protein DprA encodes MSLDQAEAFARIQLLRSANIGPVSYAQLLGRFGTAREAIEALPDLAARGAKRNYKPAQRRRIEQEVEATRAAGARYLFHDMADYPALLRAMDGAPPIVTYRGDLSLAAKPCVAMVGARNASAAAVKLARDLARDLVAEGFTIVSGLAKGIDGASHEGALPATIGVIASGIDIAYPAQHAKLQEQVASEGLLIAEEAPGTEPRGQQFPKRNRIIAGLSLGTLVVEAAPKSGSLITARLAGEAGREVMAVPAHPADARAQGCNQLIREGAVLVQNAADVVELLSGFDGKPRSHVNELANGFAFDESDDDDLASGDVADLLSLAPVGVDELVRQTGSTTGAVQMALLELEIAGRLQRHAGGRVSLLT; translated from the coding sequence GTGAGCTTGGACCAGGCGGAGGCGTTCGCCCGCATCCAGCTTCTGCGATCCGCGAATATCGGGCCGGTCAGCTACGCGCAATTGCTGGGCCGGTTCGGCACGGCGCGCGAAGCGATCGAGGCGCTGCCCGATCTCGCGGCGCGCGGTGCGAAGCGCAATTACAAGCCTGCGCAGCGCAGGCGCATCGAGCAGGAGGTGGAAGCCACGCGAGCAGCGGGCGCACGCTACCTCTTCCACGACATGGCGGACTATCCGGCGCTGCTGCGTGCCATGGACGGTGCGCCTCCCATCGTGACCTATCGGGGCGACCTGTCGCTGGCGGCCAAGCCCTGCGTCGCCATGGTGGGCGCGCGAAATGCGTCTGCCGCGGCGGTGAAACTGGCGCGAGACCTGGCGCGCGATCTGGTCGCCGAAGGGTTCACCATCGTCTCGGGCCTTGCCAAGGGCATCGACGGCGCGAGCCATGAAGGCGCTTTGCCTGCAACCATCGGTGTTATCGCCAGTGGCATCGACATCGCTTATCCTGCGCAGCATGCGAAATTGCAGGAGCAGGTCGCGAGCGAGGGGCTGCTGATCGCTGAGGAAGCGCCCGGCACCGAACCGCGCGGCCAGCAATTTCCTAAACGCAACCGCATTATCGCCGGGCTTTCGCTCGGCACGTTGGTGGTGGAAGCCGCGCCCAAGTCGGGCTCTCTCATCACAGCGCGGCTCGCTGGCGAGGCCGGTCGCGAAGTCATGGCGGTGCCCGCCCATCCGGCGGATGCCCGCGCACAAGGCTGCAACCAGCTGATCCGCGAAGGCGCGGTGCTGGTTCAGAACGCTGCCGATGTGGTCGAACTGCTGTCCGGCTTTGATGGCAAGCCGCGATCGCATGTGAACGAGCTGGCGAACGGTTTCGCATTCGATGAGAGTGACGATGACGATCTCGCATCGGGCGATGTGGCCGATCTGCTGTCACTCGCACCGGTCGGGGTGGACGAACTGGTGCGCCAGACCGGCAGCACGACGGGCGCCGTGCAGATGGCCTTGCTGGAGCTGGAAATTGCCGGACGCTTGCAGCGCCATGCCGGCGGGCGCGTTTCACTGCTAACCTAA
- the plsY gene encoding glycerol-3-phosphate 1-O-acyltransferase PlsY, translating into MGFLLGYGFGSIPFGLLLAKAGGMGDIRTIGSGNIGATNVLRTGSKKLAAATLLLDLAKGLVPVLLAKAMFDQSDAMPQAAYGPVPLAALGAVLGHCFPIWLGFKGGKGVATNLGVSFGLAWPIGAAYAVTWLLVAAIFRISSLAGMAAVCAAAAAAAVLAMESYVPALVAIAVLIIWLHRANLGRLAHGEEPKIGQGK; encoded by the coding sequence TTGGGCTTCCTGCTGGGTTACGGCTTCGGCTCCATCCCTTTCGGCCTGCTGCTGGCGAAAGCGGGCGGCATGGGCGACATCCGCACCATCGGCAGCGGCAATATCGGCGCCACGAACGTGCTGCGGACGGGATCGAAGAAGCTGGCGGCGGCGACGCTGCTGCTCGATCTGGCGAAGGGGCTGGTGCCTGTCCTGCTGGCAAAGGCGATGTTCGATCAGTCCGATGCGATGCCGCAGGCAGCTTACGGTCCGGTGCCGCTGGCGGCGCTCGGCGCGGTTCTTGGGCACTGTTTCCCGATCTGGCTCGGCTTCAAGGGCGGCAAGGGCGTGGCGACCAATCTTGGCGTGAGTTTCGGTCTCGCTTGGCCTATCGGGGCTGCTTACGCGGTTACGTGGCTGCTGGTCGCGGCGATTTTCCGCATCAGCTCGCTGGCTGGGATGGCCGCTGTTTGCGCGGCCGCCGCGGCAGCCGCCGTTCTTGCAATGGAGAGCTATGTGCCGGCGCTGGTCGCCATCGCCGTGCTCATCATCTGGCTGCACCGCGCCAATCTGGGGCGGCTGGCGCACGGAGAGGAACCGAAGATCGGGCAGGGCAAGTGA
- the murI gene encoding glutamate racemase, whose amino-acid sequence MSSDPSSPILVFDSGLGGLTVLAAIRRELPDAPVVYAADFAGLPYGEKTEAEVAARVAGLLGRMAERYAPRAICIACNTASTIALGMVRDVLEVPIVGTVPAIKPAAALTKTGTIGLLGTAATIRQAYVDRLEADFAGDKRLLRHASPVLVHLAEDKLRRRPISVDQVADAVLGLKRQAGGDALDTIVLACTHFPLLKDELRQALGDDVTFVHGADGIARQMARVVEGQTFRHSDEDYAVVTGPVDDSILPALTPFGITRIERF is encoded by the coding sequence ATGAGTTCAGACCCTTCCTCTCCCATCCTCGTCTTTGATTCCGGCCTTGGCGGGCTCACTGTGCTGGCTGCCATTCGCCGGGAGCTGCCCGATGCTCCGGTCGTCTACGCGGCCGATTTTGCGGGCCTGCCTTATGGCGAGAAGACCGAAGCCGAGGTCGCGGCACGGGTTGCCGGGCTGCTCGGTCGCATGGCGGAGCGATACGCGCCGCGCGCAATTTGCATCGCCTGCAATACGGCCAGCACCATTGCGCTTGGCATGGTGCGCGATGTGCTGGAGGTGCCGATCGTCGGCACCGTCCCAGCGATCAAGCCGGCGGCGGCTCTTACCAAGACCGGGACAATAGGGCTGCTGGGCACCGCGGCGACCATTCGCCAGGCCTATGTCGACAGGCTGGAAGCCGACTTTGCCGGAGACAAGCGGCTGCTCCGCCACGCCTCGCCGGTGCTTGTGCATCTGGCTGAAGACAAATTACGCAGGCGACCTATCAGCGTCGATCAGGTCGCGGATGCCGTGCTCGGCCTGAAGCGGCAAGCGGGTGGCGATGCGCTCGATACGATCGTCCTCGCCTGCACCCATTTCCCCTTGCTGAAAGACGAGCTGCGACAGGCTTTGGGTGATGACGTTACTTTCGTCCACGGTGCCGACGGAATCGCCCGGCAGATGGCGCGCGTGGTCGAAGGGCAGACCTTCAGGCACAGCGACGAGGATTACGCGGTCGTCACCGGCCCGGTCGATGACAGCATCCTCCCCGCCCTCACCCCGTTTGGGATCACGCGCATCGAGCGGTTTTAG
- the hemA gene encoding 5-aminolevulinate synthase: MNYDQIFDKAIDRLHSEGRYRVFIDILRNKGAFPNARCFAGHNGPKPITVWCSNDYLAMGQHPKVIAAMEEALHDVGAGSGGTRNIGGNTHYHIQLEQELAQLHGKEAALLFTSGYVSNDATLSTLAKLLPGCVIFSDELNHASMIAGIRNSGCEKRIFRHNDLEHLEELLATEAHDTPKVIAFESVYSMDGDVAPIHAICDLAEKYNALTYIDEVHAVGMYGDHGGGISERDDAAHRIDLIEGTLGKAFGVMGGYVAASKKVVDCIRSYAPGFIFTTSLSPVLAAGVLAAVKHLKASSVERDAQQANAAMLKGKLRERGLPVMDSTTHIVPLMVGDPVRAKKISDILLAEYGVYVQPINFPTVPRGTERLRFTPGPAHTETMMEELAEALVEIWDRLELELRQAA, encoded by the coding sequence ATGAATTACGACCAGATCTTCGACAAGGCCATCGACCGCCTGCATTCCGAAGGCCGGTACCGCGTGTTCATCGATATCCTGCGCAACAAGGGCGCTTTTCCCAATGCGCGCTGCTTTGCCGGGCACAACGGGCCCAAGCCGATCACCGTCTGGTGTTCCAACGACTACCTCGCCATGGGCCAGCATCCCAAGGTAATCGCGGCGATGGAAGAGGCGCTGCACGATGTGGGCGCAGGATCCGGCGGCACGCGCAATATCGGCGGCAACACGCACTACCATATTCAGCTGGAGCAGGAACTGGCGCAGCTGCACGGCAAGGAAGCGGCATTGCTGTTTACCAGCGGTTACGTGTCCAACGATGCGACGCTGTCCACGCTCGCCAAGCTGCTGCCCGGCTGCGTCATCTTCTCCGACGAATTGAACCATGCCAGCATGATCGCCGGCATTCGCAATTCAGGCTGCGAGAAGCGCATTTTCCGCCATAATGATCTGGAACACCTCGAAGAACTGCTGGCCACCGAGGCGCATGACACGCCCAAGGTCATCGCCTTCGAAAGCGTGTATTCGATGGATGGCGACGTCGCGCCGATCCATGCGATTTGTGACCTTGCCGAAAAGTACAACGCCCTCACCTATATCGACGAAGTGCACGCCGTGGGCATGTATGGCGACCATGGCGGCGGTATTTCGGAGCGCGACGACGCAGCGCATCGCATCGATCTGATCGAAGGCACGCTGGGCAAGGCGTTTGGCGTGATGGGCGGCTATGTCGCTGCCAGCAAGAAGGTGGTGGACTGCATCCGGTCCTATGCGCCTGGCTTCATCTTCACCACTTCGCTCAGTCCCGTGCTGGCAGCGGGCGTGCTGGCGGCGGTCAAGCACCTCAAGGCCAGCAGCGTTGAGCGCGATGCGCAGCAGGCAAATGCCGCGATGCTGAAGGGGAAGCTGCGCGAGCGCGGCTTGCCGGTGATGGACAGCACGACCCATATCGTGCCGCTGATGGTGGGCGACCCCGTCCGCGCCAAGAAGATCAGCGACATCCTGCTGGCCGAATACGGCGTATATGTGCAGCCAATCAATTTCCCCACCGTGCCGCGGGGCACGGAACGCCTGCGTTTCACGCCCGGCCCGGCCCACACTGAAACGATGATGGAAGAGCTGGCCGAAGCGCTGGTCGAGATCTGGGACCGGCTCGAGCTGGAATTGCGGCAAGCCGCCTGA